Part of the Sporocytophaga myxococcoides genome, GAATAAACGCCATATGGCGTTTATTTTTCTTATATCCCTAATCTAACAAATTTTTAATTTTAAATGGAAGAGAAAGCATTTTCCGATTCAGTTACTTCAAACCTTATTTTTTTAACCCATATTCAAAGTCAAAAAAAAATGCAATAGGTGTATTTAAGCCTCTGGATATTTTTAAAAGGGTGGTAAGTGTTATGTTAGATCCGGTTGATGTGAGCTTTACAAGATTTCCCTTGTCTATTCCTGTTTTATGGGCCAGATCTTGAAAAGACATTTCTTGTTCCTGCCTTAATTGATTTATTCGTTCACCAAGTTTCTTTAGAAATTCTTCGTCTGTTAGCATTCTGATTCCTCTTTGCAATTCTAAGATTGAGAAAAAAAATATATTTTTCGGTGGTTTAAATACCACCGATTGCATTTTTATTTATATTTGTTTTAAAATCAACCAACACAAAAGCTATGAAACAACCACAACTTTTTCCCAGAAATCTCAATCTCGTCAAGCTACCGGCTAAAGAAGAACTCACCATATTTTTAATTGCAGAAGATATCAGAAACCGAAAGATTATGAAGAGTCTGGAGAAGGAGGGTTTTGATACTGCAGATGCAGGTGATTTAAGCAAACTTGTTTTAGGTCTGGTAGGTATCGAAAACAGAACAGATGGGCTTTATACATTTTATTTTAATCAACTGGATGAACATGCTGTTGAGTTTGATTTGTCAGAAAATACGGAGCTTCATGAAAAGGCATTTTATATCTACAAAGAACTTTTGATATGGAGGTTTACTGGGTGATGAGTGCTGAATAAGTTAAGCGGACGCTTAGAAAAAAATGGTCCAAGCGTGGACGCTTTAACCAGCAGGAGTGAAATATCCTGAGCGATACAGTCGCTATTTTCGGAAATCCTCGTTGGAAAAAAGGACTATAAAATTGATGCCATCGCTTCAAGCGATGGCATCAATAATAAAAGTTGAATGATCGTGTCCAGCCCCTACGTTGAAAGCTATGCAATGAGACTTGGTTTAAGTGAAATTTCCTGTTACTTCACTACCGTAGCTTCTAATTCTACTGTCAAACTAGCAAAAAGCCCTTTAACCTCAAGCAGTGTCGTTGCTTGTTTAATGCCATGCTTGTGAATGAACGGCACATAAACATCCATGCAGGTGGAGAAAAACTCTTGCACTGATGTTGTGTAAACATTCAGTCTTACAATGTTTTTTACTTCGTATCCTGATTCGCTTATAAGCGTTTCAAGGTTTTGAATGGTTTGTATCAATTGCGAACGCATATCAGCATTGCTGGGTATACCGTTGGAATCAATGGCTACTTGTCCGGAACAGTAAAGTGTTCCGGAAACATTTTTTACTTCTACTGCCTGTGCGGAGTTTGTTTGCTCGCCCCAAACCCACGGATCAATTGTTCTTTTTTCCATCTTGATTTTGTTTTACTTGTTCAACATGGTACAAAGTTAAAGTGGGGAATGACAGCCTTATGTCAGGGGTATGAAAGGAATTAATGATACTTGTCAAAAAACTCTTGCAAGGTCATTCTGTGAGGGTCAAATTTATCGGGAAGTATATCCAGTTTTTTAATTCTGTCTAACCGGAAATACCGGAACTCTTGTCGCAAACGACAGTAGGCAATAAGTAGCCAGTTTTCCGTGCTGAGTAAGGCAAAGGGTTCAATATGTCGGGTGGAGGTTTGGTTTTGCTCGTTGGCGTATTCAATTTTTGTGAGGAAATAATTGGTCAAGGCAAATTGTAGATCCGATAAGTTGTTGCTGTTTCTTTCCCTGTTAATGTTCTGGTCAAACCGGGTTCTTTCAGAAAGTAGGTCAGCTTTGACTTTTATGCTGTAATTCAAAACCGATTTTATTTTATCTACGGCTTCTGTGTAATCCTTGATAAAAGAAGCGTCCTTGTTCTTGAGAACTAATTGTTCTGCGATGATGAGAGCGTTGGCTTGTGCTTCGGTAAACATCACAGGAGGAACTCTGTAACCTTCCATGAGTTTATAACCTTTTCCTTCTTCTGTTATAATCGGAACGCCCGCTTGTTCCAAAGCTCTGATGTCCCTGTATATGGTACGAACACTCACCGCAAATTTGTCCGCCAAAGCTGTTGCTGTCAAAAGCCGTTTCGTTTGCAACTGAGTTAAGATAGCTGTCAGTCGTGAAAGTCGTTTGGTGTCGTTGTCTTGCATTCGTAAAATGGTCGGTGGTGATTTTCGGTTGGTGGTGCTGTTCTGAATTGGCTTATCATTGCTGTTGAGGAGACCAACGTTTTGCAAAGTGTTGAATTCAAAGGATAGTAGTAGCGATACAATCGCTATTCTCGGAAATCCTCGTTGGAAACGAGGACTATAAGATTTGCAAAACGTTGAATTCAACGGTTTTATCTTGTCTCTTAGTAATCGTTGTTTTTATCCGAATTGCTTAGGTCTTAATCCTTTGCCGGCTAATTGTGCTATTTCATCAATTCTCTTTTTTCTTGTTTCAATTCTTTTAGCAGTTACAACCCAATGCAACATCGCTATTTTAATTGATTTTGACTGGTTCAGAAAAAAGTCCATTGAACTTTTATTTTTATTCAGTTCAATTTTTAAATCCTCTGGTAGAATCAATTCTTCAATATCCAGCATGGTATCCCACCTTCCATTCTGTTTGGCAGTTTTGATGCTTTCAAAACCCGCCTGGGTCATCAGGTTGTTGTCGATGAGTCGGGTGACTTTTTCCTTATTTATTTTTGACCAGGTACTATTAGGGTTTCTATTGCTGAAATATTGCATATACCTTTCGTCGTCAATGGTCTTTTTAGTGCTATCTATCCATCCAAAGCAAAGGGCTTCATCGACAGCTTCACTCCAGGTGAGGGAAGGAATTTTAGTTGATGTTTTATAATAAACAAGCCAGATACCCTTTTTTGACTGATGATTTTTTTCTAACCATTTTCGCCAGTCTTTCCGGCTTTTAGGACAATACGTTTCTATTTCCTTTTTAGACATTTTGATTTGTCAACAGTCTTTTTGATTTCAATAATGTAAGAAGGGGATAAGCCATCTGAAATTGAAACAAAATATAGAATAAGTTCATTATCGATATTGCAATTACTTTTACGTCCTTAAAAATTAATTGATACAAAAGTATACCTGACAAGTGACAACCTTATGTCAGGAGTCAGCAAAGATTAATGGTATTGGTTAAATTTATTTAAATTGTTGTTAGTAGGTTTTCTTAGCATCCGACATTTTTTCCAGCTTCAAGAATTAATAAATCTAAATCTCCCCTTGGATCTTCACAATAAGTATCTAACGCTTTTCTCATATCCTCCTGAGTTGTTAGGCTAAATGTGACAGACTCTTAGTTATTGCCATTTGCTTAAAGAAATGAATATTTGGTCTGCGGTTTTTCCCGTCTTCAATTTGTCCGCACTGAATCAGGTTTTATTTTATAAGTTGAAATGTAGTTAGTAGAATCAATGTCAATCGGGGTCAAGTTTTTAACCCAATTACTAAATGTGCTTGTTACGTCTTCTACAAGCATTCCTCCGGACCAGCTCTTGATCTAATCCGATTCAAAAGCTATTTTCAATATTATTTCCTTTCTAGTTTGATTACATACTCTCGTATCGTTGAAATAGTCACAACTCACTATTGTTGTTGTCAAGAGTAAGTAAACTTATTATTAATTTTTTTTCATCAGGTCTCAAGTCAATCTAAAAATGCTTGCCAGTAACGTTAAGTACTTCCCCCTGCTCTTTTTCTTATTGTTAGCAGAATAAATACTCTTAAAACGGTAAATCATCTTCTTGAGATTGTTCTAAATCTTGAGAGCTAAGGATTATAAAATTATCTCTCCAATCTATTTTTGTAAAAACTTTTAGTTTTCCATCATCATTAAAAATGTCTTTTTTAACTTTTAAAATAAATTTCTTTTTTAACCTATAATCTGTATGAATATATTCATAGTAGTCATCATCATTAAATAAAAAATCAGGATCAACATATTTATAACCTCTTGCAGAAAGCCATTCAGTTAATTCATCCTTTGAAATGAAGTACACTCTATAATTAACATTTAACTTTGATCGGACTTCTTCCATTGCAGGATGATTACTTAATAAAATATCTTGGATAGCACTATCTCTATCTTTTCTTTCTTCTGTTAGGAAAGAAACCAGTTGATTAAGGGTTTTGGCAGTTCCTTCAATTCCTTTTAACAAACTTATTTCTTTAATTCTTGGTTGTTCAGCAAGAAACCTTTGAAATAAACCAGCCCACTGCTCCTTTAAATATTGAACAATATCAAGAGAAGATTCAAAACTATGGATATTATTGTTATTGGGAAGATTCTCCAAAAATTCAATGAATTCATAGATTTTAATGTTGTCGGCAAACCTATATTTTATTTCTTTATTCTTTTTATTTAACAGGTATGTTTGATATTCTGCATTGACATTTTTATCAATAAAAATATACACTTGTTTATTAAGCTCTAATGCGGTTTTAAATTCCATTTGTGAAATTGAAACATTTTGATGTTGACTTTCACTTCCATATCTACCTCCTACAATAGAAACTAATATATCTACATTTGATATTTCCTTATAACAATATTCTTCTAATTTTTCATCTTTACCGTAGGCAATGTTTCCTAATTCGTTTAAGACTGGTTCATATCCTAATTCTTTAATAAATCTATCCAAATCACTTCTTACCTGTCTTAAATCGTAAAAAGTTGAGCTAATAAAAATCCTTGGTTTAGCCATTTATTTATTTTGTTGTAGTTTTTTTTGTTTTTGCTAACATTTGAATGTTCACCATATGGCGGTTAATTTTCTTTTACCTCTAATTTAACAAATTTTTATTTTTAAACTGAAGTGAAAGTTTTCCTACAATACAAATCATCTAACCATTATTTTTTTAATCCATAATCAAAGCCAAAAAATATGTAATAAACATAATTAAACCTCAGGAAATATACTCAACGTGTAGTTGCTGGGCTTTATGAGATTTTCTGGTCTATTCCTGTTATAGACCAGATCTTAAAAAGACATTTCTTCTTCCTTACTTATTTGATTTATTCGTTGATTATGTCTCTTTAGAAATTCCTGTTTTATATTCGAAGAGTTATATTCTGTTGGTTATCATGTTAAGTAGTTATACTTAGGTCGTCTGACATAATCTCTTATATTCTAAACAAAATGAGAGTATATTAAGGTTAAAATTATCCTGTTCGATATAATTTTTAGATGAAATTATCCCCTTTTCTTATCCAGTAAACTGGTATTTTTCCATGTTTCCGTCGAATTTCTGGGTTTTTCAGACACCTGTTTGATTCCATCAAAGGATATTTTTATAAATTCGTGTTCCTTTTTTAAAATTTCTGATTGATCAGATACTCATCATTGAAAAAATTCATCTTTATGAAAATTTTTAAAAGAATAGAGGCTTTAGTTATTATTTCACTTGTTTGTGTTTATAACTCATTGGCCCAGACTATAGCCGTAACTGCTCCTAATGGGGGAGAGAGTGCGTATGTAGGAAAAACTTTCACTGTCAGGTGGACAAGCTCCGGTTTGTCTTCAAGCTTTGTAAAACTGGAATACTCTGCTAATAACGGAGCACAGTGGAATCTCATTGAATCCGGTGTGAATAATACAGGTACTTACAACTGGACGGTACCTTCTAATGTATCTTCACAATGCTTATTAAGAGTAAGTGATTATGGAGATGCAGCCACTAATGATGTCAGCAATGCTGTCTTTTCCATCAAACAACCATTTATAACAATCACCTCTCCCAATGGTGGAGAAAGTCTGACGGGTTGTGCCACACAAACCATCACCTGGACCCAGGGCGGCGTGCGTGATTATGTCAACCTCTACTATTCCTATGATGGTGGAAACAGCTGGATTTATCTGGGAGAAGATTATATAGGTGATAATAGTAATACCTTTACCTGGACAGTACCGTCAATAGCTTCCGATAAATTCAGAATAAAGGTTGCAGGATATTATGAGCCAAATTTTAAAGATTCCAGTGATGCCAACTTTACTGTAGTTCCTGCAGCAAACAAACTGCAAATTACATCTCCTAATGGTGGGGAATCTTTTTCCGCAAGTTCCTTTCAGCAGATCAGTTGGACTAAAACCGGCACAGTGGGAAATGTTTCTTTGAGATATTCTGTAAATAAAGGAGCAACCTGGGATTGGGTAAAAGATAAAGATGGAAATAACGCAAATAATATTGCTAATAGCGGCTCTTTTAACTGGCTTGTACCATCTGTAGCGGCCTCTGGAAACTGCATCATTCAGATTTATGAAACAAACAAAACCTGTAATGTAGATTATAGCGATAATTTTTTTACGATTGACAATAGCCCTTCCATATCAGTTACTTACCCATTCGGAGGGGAAAAAATATATTCGGGAAGAAACTATACATTGTACTGGAGTTCTGCCAATTTACCTACAACTAATGTAAAGCTTGAGTACTCTTTAAATAATGGAGGTACGTGGGAGACGATAACGAATTCTACTTATAACTATGGTTATTATGGATGGGCGATTCCGGATGGGATGAGCTCCGCAGAGTGCTTATTTAAAGTAAGTTCAGCTTCTAATGCATCGATCTATGATATAAGTGATAAGACCTTTACCATTGCTCCTCAGATAATTCAGGTAACCGCACCAAATGGAGGAGAAAGTATAGTAGGTTGCAGCACTTATAAAATTACCTGGAATCAGGAAGGTGTACAGAATTATGTGAATCTCTATTATTCTATCAATGATGGTCAAGACTGGATTTATATAGGTGAAGATTATATTGCAGATAATTCCAATTCGTACAACTGGGTAGTGCCATCAATTCCATCCACTGCCATCAGAATTAAAGTAAGTGGTTATTATAATGCAAATGTAAAAGATTCCAGTGATGCGGCATTCTCAGTAACACAGGCTCCGAGTTATCTTTCCATATTATCCCCTAATTCAGGAGAGACTTTACCTGCAAGCTCCATACAAACCATCAACTGGACTTCCACTGGTACTGTAGGAAATGTTTCATTGAGATATTCAACTGATGGCGGTGCCAATTGGAATTGGGTGAAAAATGCTGCGGGGAATAATGCAAATAATGTTGCAAATACAGGCTCGTATGAGTGGATGCTTCCTTCAGATATGGAATCATCCAAATGCTTAATTCAAATTTACGAATACAATAAAAGCTGTAATATAGATTATAGTGATAATTTCTTCTCTATTAATAATAATTCTGTAATTACAGTTGCTTTGCCAAATGGTGGAGAAAAGGTGTATACCGGCAGAAGTTATACGATCACATGGAGTTCTTCCAATCTGCCAACTCCTTATGTGAAGCTTTCTTATTCTGTAAATAATGGTTCTACCTGGCAGATTATTACTAATTCTGCTTATAATTATGGTACCTATAGCTGGGCTGTTCCTGAAACATTAAATTCAACACAGTCTTTAGTTAAAATAAGTGCAGTGGCTGATTCAACAATTTTTGATATCAGTAACCAGGCCTTTACAATTGCCCCTCAGGTAATTCAGATCACACAGCCTAATGGCGGTGAAGGTATTGAGGGGTGCGGAACCTATACAATCAGATGGAATCAGGAGGGAGTGCAGAATTATGTGAATCTGTATTATTCTATCAATGACGGAAAAGACTGGATTTATATTGGTGAAGATTATATCGGAGACAATACCAATTCTTTTAACTGGACAGTACCTACGTTATCTTCTTCGTCTGTAAGAGTTAAGGTAAGCGGTTATTATAATGCAAATGTAAAGGATTCCAGCGATGCTCCCTTTACAGTATCCAAGGGTGCAAATTACCTTACCTTGACTTCTCCGAATTCAGGAGAGACATGGTCTTCAAGTTCAATACAGACAATCAACTGGACAACCACCGGGACAATTGGAAATGTATCACTGAGATATTCACTTGATGGGGGTGCCAACTGGGATTGGGTGAAAAATCCTGCTGGAAACAATGCATCTAATGTTGCGAACAGTGGCTCATACGATTGGTTACTTCCTGCTAATAAGGTTTCTTCTAAATGTCTGATCCAGATTTATGAAAACAGCAGAACTTGTAACTTAGATTATACAGATACTGTATTTTCTATAAACAACAATCCGATTATCACTGTTGCAACTCCTAACGGCGGAGAGAAGGTGTATGCGGATAGAGCTTATACGATCAACTGGAGTTCTTCAAATCTTCCAACAACATATGTGAAATTAGAGTATTCTATCAACAATGGTGAAACCTGGCAGGTAATAGCAAACTCTGCTTATAACTATGGTAACTATAGCTGGACCGTCCCTGCTTTCCTTAATTCTAATCAATGTCTTATCAAGGTAAGCGCAGCTGCCGATGCTTCTATTTTTGATATAAGCAATAATGTCTTTACAATTGCTCCTCAGGTAATTCGTATTACACAGCCTAATGGCGGAGAAAGTATTCCTGGTTGTGGCACATACACAATCAAATGGGATCAGGAAGGGGTACAAAATTATGTTAATCTGTATTACTCCATCAATGGAGGAAATGATTGGATTTATATAGGTGAGGATTATATTGGTGATAACACTAATTCTTATAACTGGACTGTGCCATCTATAGCTTCCGGAGATATAAGGGTTAAGGTATCCGGTTATTATAATGCAAATGTGAAAGACTCCAGCGATGCCAATTTTACAATAACACAAAGTGGCAATAAGCTGACCGTTATCTCTCCGTCAGGAGGAGAAAACTGGGGCTCTGGTTCGGTTCAGACTATCAACTGGACATCGGAAGGAACAGTTGGAAATGTTTCTCTCAGATATTCTCTTGATGGTGGAACGAATTGGGATTGGGTAAAGAATAAGGATGGGGGGAATGCCAATAATATTGCAAACAGCGGTACTTATGAATGGCTGTTACCTACCAATAAAATTTCAGGCAAAGGACTAGTTCAGGTTTATGAGTATAATAAGTCTTGTAATGTAGATTATAATAATGCCTATTTCTCCGTAAATAATGATCCTGCAATTACGGTAACTACTCCGAACGGGGGAGAAAAATATTATGCAGGTCAGAACTATACACTTTATTGGGCATCTTCAAATCTTCCTTCAAGTTATGTAAGACTTGAATACTCGGCTGACAATGGTACTACCTGGCAGCTGATCAATAACTATACCTATAATTATGGAAATTATAGCTGGAAAGTTCCGAATATTTCTGCTTCCAATGCTCTGATCAGAGTTACTTCAATGCAAAGTGCTACAGTAGCAAACTCAATTTCTGATGTAAGCAACAGTAGTTTTTCAATTTCTTATCCTGTCGTTAAAGTGCTGACTCCGAATACAGGAACTGAAATATGGAAAGTAGGGGAGAACAAGACCATCTCATGGAGCATTGCGGGACTTGCGGCCAGTGCTAATGTTAAAATAGACTTCTCTGTCAATAACGGTTTGACTTATTCACCTATCACAGCTTCAACACCAAATAGTGGTTCTTTCATCTGGACGATTCCAAGCAATGCGGTAAACTCTTCAAAGTGTTTTGTAAAAGTTACTTCACTTGACTTTTCTGCAAGCTATGACTCTAATGATGTTGCCTTCTCTATTATCAAACCCGTAGTAGGTATTACAGTTCCGAATGACGGTCAGACATGGTATGTGGGGGAATCAAAATCTATACAGTGGAGTAGTCTTGGAGCTTCTGAAAATGTAAAGCTTGAATATTCTGTGAACGGAGGTACGAGCTGGAATAACATTATTGCTTCTGCTCCGAATACTGGATTCTACTATTGGACTATCCCATATTCTGTAACACCATCAACCAACTGCTATATAAAAGTTTCAGATGTGTCAGATCCTTCTAACAAGGATACGAGCGATGTTGCTTTCACTATTGCAAAACCTTCAATTGTATTGAATGTTCCGAATGGAGGAGAGCAGTGGTATGTCGGACAAACAAAAGCGATTTCCTGGACTAATAGAGGGTTTGCTTCTCCAAATGTTAAGATAGAATATTCAGGTGACAGAGGAACTACCTGGAAAGTGATTGTCGCTTCTGTAACTAATATTGGTTCATATAACTGGGCAATACCATCATCAATCCAAACTTCCTCTGATTATTTAATCAGGGTTTCTGATCTTGTAGATGCATCTGTTCAGGACCAATCCAATGAAGCCTTTACCATATTCAAGCCAAGAATTTCGCTTAATATACCTGTAGGGGGAGAGACATGGTATCAGGGACAGACGAAAAATATAAGCTGGAGTAATATCGGTATTGTTCCGGGCAACATTAAGATAG contains:
- a CDS encoding helix-turn-helix domain-containing protein, encoding MLTDEEFLKKLGERINQLRQEQEMSFQDLAHKTGIDKGNLVKLTSTGSNITLTTLLKISRGLNTPIAFFFDFEYGLKK
- a CDS encoding RidA family protein encodes the protein MEKRTIDPWVWGEQTNSAQAVEVKNVSGTLYCSGQVAIDSNGIPSNADMRSQLIQTIQNLETLISESGYEVKNIVRLNVYTTSVQEFFSTCMDVYVPFIHKHGIKQATTLLEVKGLFASLTVELEATVVK
- a CDS encoding helix-turn-helix transcriptional regulator, which encodes MQDNDTKRLSRLTAILTQLQTKRLLTATALADKFAVSVRTIYRDIRALEQAGVPIITEEGKGYKLMEGYRVPPVMFTEAQANALIIAEQLVLKNKDASFIKDYTEAVDKIKSVLNYSIKVKADLLSERTRFDQNINRERNSNNLSDLQFALTNYFLTKIEYANEQNQTSTRHIEPFALLSTENWLLIAYCRLRQEFRYFRLDRIKKLDILPDKFDPHRMTLQEFFDKYH
- a CDS encoding YdeI/OmpD-associated family protein — translated: MSKKEIETYCPKSRKDWRKWLEKNHQSKKGIWLVYYKTSTKIPSLTWSEAVDEALCFGWIDSTKKTIDDERYMQYFSNRNPNSTWSKINKEKVTRLIDNNLMTQAGFESIKTAKQNGRWDTMLDIEELILPEDLKIELNKNKSSMDFFLNQSKSIKIAMLHWVVTAKRIETRKKRIDEIAQLAGKGLRPKQFG
- a CDS encoding DUF4062 domain-containing protein encodes the protein MAKPRIFISSTFYDLRQVRSDLDRFIKELGYEPVLNELGNIAYGKDEKLEEYCYKEISNVDILVSIVGGRYGSESQHQNVSISQMEFKTALELNKQVYIFIDKNVNAEYQTYLLNKKNKEIKYRFADNIKIYEFIEFLENLPNNNNIHSFESSLDIVQYLKEQWAGLFQRFLAEQPRIKEISLLKGIEGTAKTLNQLVSFLTEERKDRDSAIQDILLSNHPAMEEVRSKLNVNYRVYFISKDELTEWLSARGYKYVDPDFLFNDDDYYEYIHTDYRLKKKFILKVKKDIFNDDGKLKVFTKIDWRDNFIILSSQDLEQSQEDDLPF